A segment of the Elaeis guineensis isolate ETL-2024a chromosome 6, EG11, whole genome shotgun sequence genome:
cttcgtccgcacgtATGTATGTGTACGTGCGCTCCAACAGTTCGGCATACGTCCGAGGGAGGGTCTTGTTCAAGGAATTTGTGAATCGAGACCcctttagccccctcttcatggttgagatagccatgtcttcgttgaggtctcgacctcaagtgtggccgcattgaatcgggccacaaaatatcggagcatctcattttctccatgtttgagggagaaaagactgtccaagATTCGCGACGGCTTCCGGCTGGTACTGAAGTGAGCCATGAAAGAATGCTTGAGctgccgaaggagtggatactccctgAGCAGAGGTCGGAGTACCAGATCCTGACAGCTttacggagcgtggcggggaagccgatgcaaaagagggcatcggttgtcccctgaatcatcatgagagccttgtagctctccaaatggtcaataggatcggtggagccatcatagggctccacatgaggcatcttgaaccgactagggatcggttcgtcgaggacaaatcgggagagaggttgggtggttcgaaagtcgacgtcattcgaagacttctgaccatccacctggagctgggcaagccgacggtcgatttcttcgaacctatgttcgtagtcgtccaaccatCGGTGTTGTGAAACCCAGGGGTCGAACCTCCGACGAGCTCGAGAATGAGGCGGATGGTGtctgcggccgcttctccttcctcgctcgctccagctgggaaggagaaggatGCCAAGACCGGTGGGTGTCGCGCCCTGGCCGCCTCTCCctttctcggtgggagtgctgagacggctgcttTTGAGGAGGAGATGAAAGTTGACGCggacgtcggcggctgcttctggacggcataggaTGCACCGTCGGTTGTTCCGCCGGCAGTTGCGGCAACTGAGTCGATTGCTGTTAGAGATTTTTGAACGCATCTGTCAAAACGGTCATCTGTCACACGattgccgcgatctgcgcctctatGGTTACCaccgggtgcggagagctgggctccgtcatggacggtgaaggaggggcctcttcccgacggaaagagCACCTTGCcgatccggtagctctcgatcgtGAGCTCTGATTTTCATTATTTCGATAGACTTTTCGAGCTCTGTGGAGCTCGCTGGCTTACCTCTGTCGAATTTttctacctggcgcgccaaatctgttgcggccaatgcCCCCATCGCCCGATCGCTggtgtcgcgcacctgcaagaaaagtccacacagatcggagatgcctccgcagagaccctccaacggtcaagtcagaaaggagactaggcaacagtgaaaaatcagaggctcagcgggagagagggaaagagagcttAAGAGCTTATGGGCGCTTCTCCAAACTTATGACTTAGAACTCACcaatactgttgccttaccccgttttatagtagaatgcggtatggcccCATCATTAATGATGCAGATAACTGAGGAGTTATCAAATCGCCGCGGGCTGTCAAGTCGTCGTGGGCTATCAAGTCATTGGGATCAATCCATATCCTTGGCAGGATAATGCTCTAGGgcggccgtgccgcatgtccttgacaggacaactgcccatagcgaTCATACGGCGTTTGGGTGGTCTGGTTGAccatatgtcggtattcggctgccgaAACATCGGATGATAGCCCAAGGACATCATCGGCTGGTCTGGTGCTTTGCGGAAGTCGGATGTCGGCTACTactcccgacagtgagtcggtaatttGGGCTCGGCTGCTTGGCTGGTCGGGAAGCAGTATGAAtctgttcggccgacataccttcggtcggatatcgtCGAAAGTccttgtcggcagtcattgtcggagccgTCGGTCGGTCTGATCGATAGAGTCGGACATCGATCGGACAGATCTGAGAGTAGATTGGTGCAGAGGAGTCGATCGATATATCCCAACACCTAATATAAGGCTTAGGTTCAGATACCGGTGGTTAGAGATGGAGAGCGTCTTGACAGCACCAACTCCCACAACATGTTTGCAAGGAACATAGAGACTTGAATTAGAAGAGAGGCAAAAGGAAAGATTACAGACTTGAGGGATAGACCCTTGCCATGCCGCCCTATCAAGGCGAGGACTGTGCACTCACGGTCTCACGTGCTTATATGGAACGTTGGGTTAGAAGATGACGGTGCTgtgaaggggggggggggggggtagagagagagagagcataaaaAAGAGAGGAAATAATATCAAGAAAAACGTTATTGGGcgagcggggggggggggggggggataaAAAGGGTGTTAAAATATTGAAAATGGAGGGCTCTATTTGGGTGGGCGTTGTTGGGGAGTGTTTTATCAGCCCGATGAAAAGGGCTCGTTTTGGAGCCTCGCGATCGGTTTTGTCTTCGTTTTGGGAGGGATTTCTCTCAGCGGATCGGCTTTGAATTTACAGGTATCCTGCTCCCCACGAGGAGCACAGCGCCACCTCTTCAGGGCTCTCTGCTCTCGCTAGCAGGTAATCCGttgttttttctcaaaaaaaaaaaaaatcttggtcTCTATCTCCCGCAATTCCATCAATTTCTTGTAGTTCGAAAAGAAACCTTTTTAGttgtttatatgatatcaaaatcCCAtcgctttcttctttttcttcctcttattCTCTTTGTTTGTCAGATTTTAGTTTAACTTTTGCGCGTGGTGGGTGCAACTAACTTTTTTTTTGCTGATGATTAgctcaaagtttttttttttttttgatctcaagctgatttttttttttttttttttggtgggggtcTTTCAGTTTTTCCCCTCTTCTTTTTATTGGGTTTTGGGAAGTTGGGTTTGTGTTTGTGAAGCTTTATTGGAGGCCTGGGCTTTGGGTTTTTGGAATTTGGGGTGTATTGACCCGTTTTCAAAGGAAACTGCAGAGGGATTTTGGGTTTTTATGTGCATGTAagggtttctttctcttattatattattttttcggGGCAAAACCTTTCTCTTTCGAGATGCTAGAAGAGAAGGGACAGATGTGGTCTTTTTGTATGGTTAGGATTTTTGGGGGCCTTGGGGTTTTGGAATTTCGAGAGCGATGACAAGTTGAAAGAATTGAAAGGAGTgaaatttttctatcaattttggGTTTGGTAAGTGCAGGTAAGAGTTTTTCTTTATCTGTCTGATTGTTCATGAAAAAAAACCCTTTTCCTCACCCACGCTAGAAGGACCAGGATAATGAAAAGAAACAATTGAGAGGGTCGGTGGATTTTTTTTTGGCTTCCCTGAGTATTGGCATCACAAAGCTAGCTTGCTGCTCTAAAAACTTGGAATCTATGTTACTCTAAATAGTTTTTGGTGATTTCCTTATTTTCATCTTTTCGAAAAAGTATATGAGCTCATGCCATGTAACGTTCCCAACATTTTTAAGAGCTACCTGGAGACACACATAAACAGTAGTTTgatgatgtgattttttttttttttgtttatttttgttTTTACTGTTCTGATCAGCATCTTCAGGTTTTTGGTTCTTCATGTAGTGATATCTGTTGGGGGGAGTCGTTGCTTGAGGCCAACTTATGATTTATTAATGgcctctactttttctctctatgaTCCTggaatctttatttttaaaagaaGATCTGCTCTCTTATATCCTATAACAATAAAGTGATGTCTTCCCTACTTGCTCATTGTGGTCTTACCTGCACAGTATCATTCATCATCTTATCTCTTGTTTGTATTCTCTCCATCTTTTCAAACTTCTGCTTTCTGTCTTTCCTGCTAACTTTTATTTATGCTGATGATTTCTTGCAGCCATATCATTTACACACAAAGGTCTTCTTTGTGGGGACAATCTGCTCGAGTCTCCATCACCACAATAGCCAGAAAAGAATGTATAGCTTGTAATGCTTCACCATTATACTTGTCCTGTTTGTACAGTTTGTAAATCTCTCGAATATCTCAAAATCAAGGAAGAGGGCAATGGCCACTTACTACTTCAGCTCTACCAACCAAAGGGATGTCATGCCAACCTTTTATGCACGGGATACTGTGCCCTCAAGTACAAGCAACATGATTTATCCAAACTATTCTTCTGTTCCATATTCAGACAAATTGGCAGGCAATAACCGATCCCAACAGAACAGCATTGACCCTCCTGTTCCTTCCTCTATGATATCACATGACTCATCTACAGGGGGGGCTGGCTTTGCATCACATCTTGGTGAGCGCTCTTACAATGCTTTGAGTGATGGAAGGAATGAGGTGTTGTTCATGCAAGCAGTTGGCAGGTCTCTGAGCAGACTTGGTGATGTGGTTTGCAGTTCAGTTGCTGATGATCCCCATATGAGTGTTCATACTCTGCTGGGCATTTTAAATGGTCATGATGTGTCATTGCATCAGTCAAATGTTTCGGCTGCACAATGCCAAGGGTTATCTCTCAGCCTCAGCACAGAGATTCCAGTGCCTTCATTTCAGTTCCAGCCTGGAAACTCAGACATCTCTATTTTAAGTACTGATCAGTCAAATTCGGGAGATGGCAGGGCATTTAGAGATGATAACTCCAGAAACAAACTTATACATTCAAATGCCTCTCCATATGGCCTGTCAAGTATCACAAGCACAATTTCAGGTTCCAGATATCTCAAGGTAGCACAGCAGTTGCTTGATGAAGTTGTTAGTGTCCGGAAGGCTTTGAAGCAGAAATCCGGCaaaagtcaaagtttggatagtTCTGCTGGGACCGCAGAGTGCAAAGATAGTGATGGAATATCAAAGTGTGATGGGGCATCTTTAAATTCTCAAGAGTCCAATGTTCAATCACCTACTGAGCTCGCACCTTCTGAAAGACAGGACCTCCAGAACAAGATGACGAAGCTTCTGGCAATGTCGGATGAGGTGCAAACTCATTTACTTCTTAATTTTAGCTCTTCAATTGGAACTTACTATATTACTAAGTTAAAGTAAATGGTCAGAACTACGTGtgcaaataaattttgaattttccaaCATCAGTAGATTAGATCAGCATCTCTCTGTGTCATAAATGTCATCTTGGCTGTAATTAATCTGCTTAATTGTATTCAAATGGATTCTTTTATTTGTTTCATGCCTACTTTAACTGTACTTTCTTATCTGTGATTAAGCAGAAAAAGAAATTTAGGTGCATATTATTTAGCATATAACTTACATTCACTTATGTAAACATATCTGCTAACTTCTTCAAGCTAGAAGAAGGAAAAGTCATTCATGAATTTTGCTTCCTATATGGAACATGCATTGCTTTAATGTCTATTACCTCTAGAGTTATCCAACTCATCATTAGAAAACAAATTATATGCTTAATAGTGAATCAAAATCCTTTTCTACTTTCTGTTTTTTGATTCCTTCTCCTTTATCATTTGATGTCAAGAAATAGTTCTGTACAAGCAATTTTTATGAGCTTTTTGCTTCTTTGAAGATTAGATAGTGACCGGTTAGCTAATCCACAAATTTGTAATACTATGCATTTTCATGTGACATTGTCCTTCTGAATTTCAGTGGAAGTTGGAAAAATAGCATTTTGGTTGTTCTCCTCTATCCATTTCTTTATCACATCTGACTCGGTTTCAGTACATTCATTATACTCTGTATTTACGTGTGTATAATTTTTTGAAGGATGAGCTCGAGTATAAAATTGGTGGAGGTTATGGATATCTAGGGTTATGCAGGTTTTCAAAGGTTTTTGCCCTATAATAACTCTTTATCAAGTGTTTGTTTCTGTCTGAATTTGAAAGGATTCTTTAGCCTCTGGGTACATATGAATTGTCTTCATAGGAAACCCTTTAATCCCTGCATCAGGATATCTGTTTAATGCCTTCCTTCGTAAATAACAGTAGGCTTAGCAGACTACCATGTAGCTTGCTGTGATAATCAAGGCTGTAATTATCTTAGTTATTACTGCAAAAAAAGGGGTGAGATTATCTTGGACGTCCTTTCCTGAGAGAAATTACGCAATGTCATGGTTGAAGCAGTGAAATTGTTTGCCAAACCTCATCTCTTCTTCTTTTGGAGGTAAGTGAAACAGGAGGTGGGTTGCTGCAGCTGGGTATATAAGCTGTCATAGACCATAACCATCTCCCAAGTCATCTCCTCCCAACCTGTAATAGTGACATATTAGAGGTAAGATCACTGGAAACAAACAGTCAAGAATGAGATAGGATAACTAAGGTGCACAGGAGCTAGTAAAGTCTAACATGCATCACAAATGCAATTATTTAGTTTTAATATCCTGTTAGAAATATATCCAAGTCTAGCTGAAGGGATGGAAGCGGACTCATAGTGCATGGATGAGACAAAATAGAGATGGGAGAGAAATTTTAAAATAGATACAGAATGATGATTTGGATACCAGAAGCAGGAAGGAAAAAAGAGATGTAAAGGATAAAGAAGGGAAAGGCCCTGCACCAAACGCAAGTCCAGTAAAGCTGAAAATTTGATGAAAGAACACTCTGGTTATTTTATTGGTTAAATTTATAATAAGATTCTTTAGAAAAGGAGAATTCTAGATGGAGTAACTTTTGCTACTAACTAAATGTGAACAAGTGCAGTGTATTTCTATGGTGGTCAAATCAAACTTACAAACCATGGCAAATTAATTCAAGAGGCAGTACGATAAAGGTTATAGCAATTAAATGGTGATCTTGAAAACCAAATGGAGTCTGTGCCATGAACTTCGACCATGGAAGGTTTATCTAGTAGTTGGAGTTTGTGATTTATACCTTGAGGAATAATGTGATGGAGTCACCATGATAATGAAAGAAATACTCAGGTGATCCATGTTTGGTGGTATATATGGTTTGGGATTACCCACATAGAGGCCGCAATGACTCAATCCCTCAAAATCTATTGTAGCATATTATATGATACAAAGTAATCCTCACCATGTCATTGAACTTATGATGAAAAGCAGAAAGTATCTTTTACATCCTTattccttctgcaacacttgagATATTGACAACTTGGCCGGTTGAACCCATCTGCTTTTGATAGTCaatgatttcaattttttttacagGGAGCTGAACTAGACACTAAAATATCACATTATGGTTCCAAGAAAGACGTGGCTATATTATATCTGAATATAGGAATCTCATAAAAACAATATTGTAAATCTAGTTAACCTCCTTAAATCAGATTTGGAAGTAGTCTCAAATGTAAAGAGAGCCATAAAGTAATCAAAAGAAGGCTCTATGATGGGCCCATCGATGCTgaggtttatatatatatatatatagatgtgctAGAACAGACCTCTAAATTTTCAAACGAAGCTCCTCGTTACTTCTATGCTATGCACCCATAGTTTATATAATGAGGTAACAAACATTAGGTATTTTTTGTTATGCTTGAACAGTTGCTGCCTTGGACCCTGGTtcaggtttctttttttttttttttcagttttcgttttttaattttctagaatATTGTTTTAAGCATGTTTGGTTTGAGATAAACATTATGGTAATGCAATTGAAGTGTGTGATACGAGAGTAGTATTAATGCATTATACTTTCTTGGTATTAAGGGTTCTGAAGAATTAAGGATTTAGAATTCTTTTGGAGAAAGTTTTAATACAATTTAGAAAGATGATAATTATTCACTTCATATGTGCATATGATTTTTGTGTATTAAAAATGACTTATGCAGTTTACTTATCTGGGAGAATTGAAAAACCCACAATGATCCagaatcttttaaactttatAAATCACTTATAACATGGAAGACTTGCTATGATCTATTTTTATGCCAAACTTGTAAGAAAAATTTCTATGGAAAAACAATTATGGATAAATAGGAGAAGGGTcaattagtttttatataattctatGGTGATAAAAATGTTGATAAATGGTTTTCAAATTagctttttatgaaaatattgacTGCTAATTGATTTTCCTATAGACCTCAGTTTATCTTTGCCTGAACTTAGTTATCCCTCCATGAAACTGCAGATTGATAGGAGATATAAACAGTATTACCATCAGATGCAAATAGTAGTGTCATCTTTTGATGTAGCGGCGGGCTGTGGAGCTGCTGAACCATACACTGCAGTTGCCCTTCAAACAATTTCTAGACAGTTTTGCCATCTGAGGGATGCTATTAATGGTCAGATTCAAGCTACTAGAAAGAGCCttgggaagcaagacaattcaaGTAGTAAGGGTGTTGGAATATCTCGCCTAAAATACATAGACCAGCAACTTAGGCAACAGAGGGCAATGCAACATCTTGGCATGGTTCAGCACAATGCTTGGAGACCGCAGAGGGGGCTACCAGAAACCTCTGTTTCAATACTACGTTCTTGGTTTTTTGAGCACTTCCTTCATCCGTAAGTTCTTTTAGAAACCATTTTTGTTTCCTCTTGATAGTCTAGTGTCACATGCTTCTTTTTCTTAGTGTTTTTGTATATTATTTTCTCCAGTTACCCGAAGGATTCTGAGAAGTTAATGTTAGCAAGACAGACAGGCCTAACTAGGAGCCAGGTatgctatttatttatttatttgattgttgtttgtttgtttgtttatgTTTAAAAGAAGTATGAGGAGGGGAATTACCAAAAGGGAAAAACAGATTTCTTTTAGTTACACGAGTGTCTAGCTCACCTTGCTAAATATTGAGTATCACGATTGCATGTTGAAGtcatatatcttattttatttaacACCATACATTGCTTTGAAATCTTTTCTACAATCAcaaattaccaaaaaaaaaaggcaggGAAAATACACCCAACTGTATTGATCATTGGACTTGCATGGTTGATGATTCATGATCAGACACAAACAAGTATGAGCAAAGTCATTTGTGATCCAACTCAAACATTAACATTTTACTTCCAACTTATTAGCGTTCAATAAggttatttatatcttataatgcTCGGTAGGGGACTGGAATTGGACGGGACTGGGCCAGTCTACAGTGTCACCCGAGCTTGGCTGGAAATTTTTTCCGGCTCTGGGCTGTTCTGAGGcgctaaatttttttcaaatccaggCCCGAGTCCGGCCTTGCCGCAAAGCCCAATGGAGCACCCAAATAAGCCTGCTTTAGCCAAAAGGCTGGGCCTTGGCCTGACTAACCTGAAAGTTGGCCCAAGTAGCTGCAAATGCTTGGCCCAACGCAAAAGACTCCCAGCAGAAGATCCTAATAATGAATTTGGGCCAGATCAATCATCAGGCTCATCTAGGCGAAGCATGGTCTAAAATTTATCAAGGCCCTATTTTTAGGCTCAAACCCGATCAGGACGGTCTTGGACTTGGCCCGTTGTCTAACTTGAAGCCAGCTCAGCCTAACGGGCCCTAGGCCAGCCTGGGCCTATTTCCATATCTAGCTCTCTGCCATGTTCATGTGACCATGGAGTTTGAATTCTAAACTTTGGTGGGTC
Coding sequences within it:
- the LOC105034319 gene encoding BEL1-like homeodomain protein 7 → MATYYFSSTNQRDVMPTFYARDTVPSSTSNMIYPNYSSVPYSDKLAGNNRSQQNSIDPPVPSSMISHDSSTGGAGFASHLGERSYNALSDGRNEVLFMQAVGRSLSRLGDVVCSSVADDPHMSVHTLLGILNGHDVSLHQSNVSAAQCQGLSLSLSTEIPVPSFQFQPGNSDISILSTDQSNSGDGRAFRDDNSRNKLIHSNASPYGLSSITSTISGSRYLKVAQQLLDEVVSVRKALKQKSGKSQSLDSSAGTAECKDSDGISKCDGASLNSQESNVQSPTELAPSERQDLQNKMTKLLAMSDEIDRRYKQYYHQMQIVVSSFDVAAGCGAAEPYTAVALQTISRQFCHLRDAINGQIQATRKSLGKQDNSSSKGVGISRLKYIDQQLRQQRAMQHLGMVQHNAWRPQRGLPETSVSILRSWFFEHFLHPYPKDSEKLMLARQTGLTRSQISNWFINARVRLWKPMIEEMYKEDISETEMDSNSSLENVPKSKDGTGSIEEREHSKSPATEGCHTSQLDESSKSNISDMDMGGAAAGFQNEANVDDTFMNLVLKDQRPEGEDRGLLHDAIAQRSDGSGRFPAYQMAELGRYGNGGVSLTLGLQHCDGGLPVSNSQQGFLRVGGEDVYSTAPPLETDAADYNCINLVDQRHRFGPSALLRDFVA